One genomic region from Candidatus Cloacimonadota bacterium encodes:
- a CDS encoding nuclear transport factor 2 family protein gives MKKTMIRLGVILLILFIIGCTQTNEVASVDGEKLVRQLWSDFKRNNRDVLENWIADGFQSVHEDGARGGEEEIKLLMNLNLGEYTLDNFKTTQNGNIVIITYTVSALETIEGKVLPTAPAERLSVFKKIGNDWKWIAHANLNPMNK, from the coding sequence ATGAAAAAAACAATGATAAGATTAGGTGTTATTCTATTAATTCTCTTTATTATTGGTTGTACTCAAACAAATGAAGTAGCATCCGTAGATGGTGAAAAACTTGTTCGTCAATTATGGTCTGATTTCAAAAGGAATAATAGGGATGTTCTTGAAAACTGGATTGCTGATGGCTTTCAATCTGTTCATGAAGATGGAGCAAGAGGTGGAGAGGAAGAGATCAAACTTCTTATGAATCTCAATCTTGGTGAATATACGCTTGACAATTTCAAAACAACTCAAAACGGGAATATAGTAATTATTACTTATACTGTATCCGCACTTGAAACGATAGAAGGAAAAGTATTGCCAACTGCACCTGCAGAGAGACTTTCTGTATTTAAAAAAATTGGTAACGATTGGAAATGGATTGCTCATGCAAACTTAAATCCGATGAATAAGTAG
- a CDS encoding PTS sugar transporter subunit IIA, with amino-acid sequence MEKIIEIYKYMSADRIIDIQSNTKDEALRELADVISTSDKVTKKESFIKKIFEREKLMSTGIGYGIAIPHIRDKSIQDFVIALGRKKSGLEYDSIDNKPVKLIFMIGASDKQDKDYIRVLSKLVLRLKNKNFVRQLLNARSADEIYGLIKKQE; translated from the coding sequence ATGGAAAAGATTATAGAAATTTACAAATATATGTCTGCCGATAGAATAATTGATATCCAATCAAATACTAAAGATGAAGCATTAAGGGAACTTGCAGATGTGATAAGTACAAGCGATAAGGTTACTAAAAAAGAGAGCTTTATAAAGAAAATTTTTGAACGAGAAAAATTGATGAGTACTGGAATTGGATATGGAATTGCTATTCCTCATATAAGAGATAAATCAATCCAAGATTTTGTCATTGCTCTTGGAAGAAAAAAATCTGGTCTGGAATATGATTCTATTGATAATAAACCTGTAAAGTTAATCTTTATGATTGGAGCATCTGACAAGCAGGATAAAGATTACATTCGCGTACTCTCCAAGCTAGTATTGCGTCTTAAAAACAAAAACTTTGTAAGGCAGCTTCTGAATGCAAGAAGTGCTGATGAGATTTATGGTTTGATAAAGAAACAGGAATAA
- a CDS encoding cation:proton antiporter: MDNLSFYLLFLGISILAALIFSRSATFIKSPLIIGYIVAGAILGPSIIGFISFEQIKSLQIVNVVTLSLIGFGIGGELRWKAIRKLGKSIIFILFFESFGAFLFVGIILSIFLKNIPIGIIFGALAVATAPAATVEVVRQYKAKGRLTTTLYAIVGLDDILALLIFVLAMPVALTFLGGANSGTATSVIHALSHAGLETLITILIGAGIGFILILFVKYIYERTILLLFSLGIILVNCGIAETLELSPILLNMAMGIVVVNYSAVNSRKIFSALGDWSPPMYVWFFVLVGARLDLPCLVKFIGLALIYILARSIGKWFGSFVGGQLGRAKTTVKKYLGFCLLDQAGVAIGLALAASKTLEKIGLVEYGAQIMSTITATTFIVMLIGPIFLKYALFKSGEAK; encoded by the coding sequence ATGGACAATTTATCATTTTACCTATTATTTTTAGGTATTTCAATACTTGCAGCACTTATCTTTTCTCGCAGTGCAACATTTATTAAATCACCTCTTATCATCGGTTATATTGTCGCTGGAGCAATTCTCGGTCCCAGCATTATTGGATTTATAAGTTTTGAGCAGATTAAATCCTTACAAATAGTAAATGTTGTCACATTATCTTTAATTGGCTTTGGTATTGGCGGGGAACTTCGTTGGAAAGCAATCAGAAAACTGGGTAAAAGCATAATCTTTATTTTGTTTTTTGAATCTTTTGGTGCATTTCTTTTTGTTGGAATAATTTTAAGCATTTTTCTAAAAAACATTCCTATAGGAATCATTTTCGGTGCATTAGCTGTTGCGACTGCTCCAGCTGCTACTGTAGAGGTAGTAAGACAATACAAGGCAAAAGGCAGACTTACCACCACACTATATGCTATTGTCGGATTGGATGATATTTTAGCACTGTTGATTTTTGTATTGGCAATGCCTGTTGCACTTACTTTCTTAGGTGGTGCTAATTCAGGAACCGCAACCTCTGTAATTCACGCATTAAGTCATGCAGGATTAGAAACACTAATTACTATTCTAATAGGTGCAGGTATAGGATTTATTCTCATTTTATTCGTAAAGTATATTTATGAGAGAACCATACTCCTTTTGTTTTCACTTGGTATTATTTTAGTTAATTGTGGAATTGCAGAAACATTAGAACTCTCTCCAATTTTACTCAATATGGCAATGGGAATAGTTGTTGTTAATTACAGTGCAGTTAATTCTCGAAAAATATTTAGTGCTCTCGGTGATTGGTCTCCTCCGATGTATGTATGGTTCTTTGTGTTAGTAGGAGCAAGATTGGATTTACCGTGCTTGGTAAAATTTATAGGTCTAGCTTTAATTTATATTTTGGCTCGTTCAATTGGCAAATGGTTTGGAAGCTTTGTTGGTGGACAACTTGGTAGAGCAAAAACTACTGTAAAAAAATATTTGGGATTCTGTCTTCTTGACCAAGCGGGTGTGGCAATAGGTCTTGCTTTGGCTGCATCTAAAACCCTTGAAAAAATTGGATTAGTTGAGTATGGAGCTCAAATCATGAGCACAATTACTGCAACTACTTTTATAGTTATGCTTATCGGTCCAATTTTTCTTAAATATGCACTGTTTAAGTCTGGCGAGGCAAAAG